A DNA window from Onthophagus taurus isolate NC chromosome 1, IU_Otau_3.0, whole genome shotgun sequence contains the following coding sequences:
- the LOC111421200 gene encoding uncharacterized protein, translating into MNEIELKIQKSIVQLCKFLPDFVNKWKDLLNEGKKPIRGLLNLSEQLRHVESVNKAHEEDFFEMQQRILFSIYVGIEEEMEIIKKILDKLNKLNNDMKSKFSTIENASLSLDFDDETSILIKGNALQPSLILLLNLSLDFVVYFVSAWKNIQSTFKSLDVRNEKLMEKFEESFDVDLENSAVHNLLAITQYVDNDKGLS; encoded by the exons ATGAATGAAATAGAATTAAAGATTCAAAAAAGTATTGTTCAACTTTGTAAGTTTCTTCctgattttgttaataaatggaaagatttattaaatgagGGTAAAAAACCGATTCGTGGTTTACTTAACCTCTCTGAACAGTTGAGACATGTAGAAAG TGTAAATAAAGCACATGAGGAAGATTTTTTTGAGATGCAACAACGAATTTTATTTAGCATTTATGTGGGAATAGAAGAGGAaatggaaattattaaaaaaatact tgataaattaaacaaactcAATAACGATATGAAAAGTAAATTTTCCACGATTGAGAATGCCTCTTTATCGCTCGACTTTGACGATGAAACCTCCATTTTGATTAAAGGAAATGCGTTACAACCTAGTTTAATACTATTATTAAACTTATCGTTGGATTTTGTTGTGTATTTCGTCTCTGCGTGGAAAAATATACAAAGCACATTTAAATCGTTGGATGTACGAAACGAAAAGTTGATGGAAAAGTTTGAAGAATCCTTCGATGTCGATTTGGAAAACTCTGCCGTTCATAATTTATTAGCGATTACGCAATATGTTGATAACGATAAAGGATTAAGTTAA